The following proteins are co-located in the Amphiprion ocellaris isolate individual 3 ecotype Okinawa chromosome 7, ASM2253959v1, whole genome shotgun sequence genome:
- the qpctla gene encoding glutaminyl-peptide cyclotransferase-like a, with the protein MSRSSRRYKPLQQSNGGGSFPGCDRVRLPRARVLLLCLLGVLVLAVVLGVYLSNDTAGRQVSHLPAADLTRDRLSHKPSKCSPAQIRRLASQVDGTRLWETHLRPILIERLPGTQGSLAVQQHITSTLSSLSADWSIDLDSFQSPTPRGQVTFTNIVATLDPMAPRRLLLACHYDSKVLPADPRAPEKVFLGASDSAVPCAMILELATSLDAQLRTFKQQRLPVSLQLVFFDGEESFEEWTATDSLYGSRHLAERMANTPHPAASSHATMLHAVDLFVLLDLLGGPDPLIANHFDNTARWFDRLIAAEKRLHRQGLLTSHPSEQT; encoded by the exons ATGTCCAGGTCCAGTCGGCGGTACAAGCCTCTGCAGCAGAGCAACGGCGGCGGCTCCTTCCCCGGCTGTGACCGGGTGCGGTTGCCTCGGGCACGGgtcctgctgctgtgtctgcTCGGTGTCCTGGTGCTGGCGGTGGTGCTGGGGGTCTACCTGTCCAACGACACCGCCGGGAGACAAGTGAGCCACCTGCCAGCCGCAGATCTGACCAGAGACAGG CTGTCCCACAAACCCAGTAAATGCTCCCCAGCTCAAATCCGCCGTCTGGCCTCTCAGGTGGATGGGACTCGCCTGTGGGAGACTCACCTGCGGCCCATCCTAATAGAGAGGCTCCCAGGGACACAAGGCAGCCTGGCTGTACAGCAG CACATCACCTCCACCCTGTCCTCACTGTCTGCCGACTGGTCCATAGACCTGGACTCCTTCCAGTCTCCAACTCCTCGTGGTCAGGTCACCTTCACCAACATCGTAGCCACTCTGGACCCTATGGCCCCTCGGAGGCTGCTCCTGGCCTGCCACTATGACTCCAAGGTCCTGCCTGCAGACCCCCGGGCTCCAGAGAAGGTGTTTCTGGGGGCCAGTGACTCAGCAGTGCCCTGTGCTATGATCCTGGAGCTCGCCACCTCTCTGGATGCTCAGCTTAGGACGTTCAAACAGCAG AGACTCCCAGTATCTCttcagcttgtgttttttgacGGCGAGGAGTCGTTTGAGGAATGGACCGCTACAGACTCACTTTACGGTTCTCGACACCTGGCCGAACGCATGGCTAACACGCCTCATCCTGCAGCCTCCTCACACGCCACCATGCTGCATGCCGTG GACCTCTTTGTGCTGCTTGACCTGCTCGGTGGTCCAGATCCTCTGATTGCGAATCACTTTGATAACACGGCACGCTGGTTTGACCGCCTGATTGCTGCAG AGAAGAGGCTCCATCGACAGGGCCTCCTGACGTCGCACCCCTCAGAGCAGACGTAG